ATGGTCCAGCTCCCGAGCATGGCTCCGGCAATTTGAATGATCAACAGAGGAACATAGCCCGCCAAAGGCCAGCCGGTCACCAAAATCAAGAGAATGGCGATCACCTGAATTGAGACCAGTGTATATGCTTTGAATTTTTCTGTTCCCATTCAATTGGCCTGTCGAGTGCTCTCCAGCTCCAACCGATATTGATTTGATAGTCATCAGCGCAATTGCGATGGTACTATTGGTAGGCTTCAGCCGCATGTACCTGGGTGCGCATTATCTAAGTGATGTGCTCGGGGCCACTGCGGCCGGCCTTGTTTGGCTGGCGCTCTGCCTTACCGCGGTTGACACACTGCGCCGTTACCACGCTCATCTTGCAGCAAAATAATGAGGTCCGTTTTATGGTAAACATTTCCAGACGGGTTACTTTATGACCTGTCTGCCCCATTTCATCTTGGCATAGAACATTCCGCCGCCCAGAACCAATGCTATGCCATTCCAAATGATGACGGACATCAACCCGTTCAGAATTCCATAAACCAGCCAGCAGGCGATACCGATGATAAAAAACAAAGTGAAGATCAGGCTTATCTCATGGGCGCTCTTGAGCTTGAAAAGTCGCCATACCTGTGGGACCATTCCCATCGTCGTTAGAAATCCGCCTATAAATCCGATCAGTTCCTTCCATTCCAAGTGCTTTCTCCTGCTTTTCTGTTATAGCCACGACGTGCTTTATGGTTTCTTTATACTCCAAAGAAGATGGATTTACATCATTGTATAAAAATCAAGTTACCCTGGTGAGGGAACGGTGAATATTTTTTAAAGTATCCCTCAATATGGTGAGGTGCCACCAAATATTGAGGCCAAACGAATCATTTCATGGTTCTCCGCTGTATTTTCCTGTTAAGCTAATCCATTGTTATTAAAGATGAACCAAGGCTTGCATTGCTTCTTCAGCTTGTGGCAGACTTTTTGCTGTTAGATTTGATGATCTTCCTACTCATCCGGATGAAGATCCTTTCTGAGAAGCGCATCGAGGTGTCACAAACGATTGCTTCACTGTTCAGGATGGAGAAGGGATGTCGGCGCCGCGCCTTGCGGGGCCGATGCGGATCGACGGATTACGGGGGCGCCACGGGGATTGCACGATCGTCGCGACCCAACTGTCCCGGTGAGGGCATCGGCCCGAATCGGGACAGAACAGATTTCAGATGGAACCATCCATCATTCTTCTTAAGGAAAGAGGGGTAATGAGCATGAATCAGAAGGCACCGGATCAGGAATGGCAGCAGCTTCAGTCCCACGTCGAGGGTTTTTTCGACCAAGCTCTCAGGAGCGATACGCAGCGGATAGAATACAAGCCGCGATTCATCGTCCAGATGCTGGAGATGCCGTCCGAACGCCAGCGGAACGAGTT
This region of Syntrophales bacterium genomic DNA includes:
- a CDS encoding SemiSWEET family transporter; its protein translation is MEWKELIGFIGGFLTTMGMVPQVWRLFKLKSAHEISLIFTLFFIIGIACWLVYGILNGLMSVIIWNGIALVLGGGMFYAKMKWGRQVIK